Part of the Stackebrandtia endophytica genome is shown below.
CGGCAACCCCGTCAACTCACCGTCACACTCGACGGCAACCCCCAAGCCCGCAGCACGGCTGCGTTCCACCAGATCACCCAACCGATCGATACTCGCCACCGGTTCCTCGTCACGCAACACCCGAAGCGTCGCACGAAGCTCCCGATTCGCATCCTGACTGGCCAACTGAATCGCCGACAACGCCTCCGGCACCTCCTCACCACGCTTTCTCGCCAAATGCACCGCCACCCCGGCCTGCAACTTGATCACCGAGATCGCATGCGTCAACGAATCATGCAGTTCACGAGCGATCCGCAACCGCTCCTGCCCCGCCCGACGAGCCGCGACCTCCTCACGACTGCGCACCGCCTGCTCGGCCAACTCCCTCGCCTGAGCCAGATACGCGCGATACTGCCGAATCACCTCACCCAACACCGCCGCCGCAACGAACCACCCCACCGGAAGCAACGCCGCAGCGATCCGATCCCTCACCGGACCACCACCATCGACGATGCCGCCCACCACCACGCCCAACAGAACCGGCGACACCAACCCGATCGTGAACCAACGCCACCCCGCCAACATCGCCGTGTACACCGCCACCAACACCGGAACCGACGTCACCAACGACGGCACCCCGTAAACGCTGTAGAGCAACAACAAGGCCACCGTCAACAGCAACACCGAGCGAGGCGCCACCCGCCGCAACACCAACGACACCGCCATCACCACGCCGAGCCCACCACCGGCATCGGCCACCGCGGCCAACTCGTCGATCGTCACCAGAACCAGAACCCCGGCCGCCACACCGACGTCCGCCGCCGACACTCGCCCGATCGAATCCGCCATACCCACGAACCTAACCGCCCACTGAATACACCGCATCCGGCCACCGAAGCAGTCGGCGCATACTTCCCCGGTCGTACACCGCCGCAACCGATCCCACCATCCGAGTAACCGCAACCGACGCCCGCGAACCGACGTCGAATCCGGATTCGGCGACCACCATGGACACCATGAAGGAACGATTCACCACCCCACTGTCCCGACGAGCCATGTCGCCTCGACTCCACGCCATCCGCGACCACATGAGACACGACATCGGACTCGCCCTGTTCCCCGCACTGGCACACCACCTCGACATCTATGCCGCAATCTGGGCGCTACTGCGGGAATCCATGATCGCCGGACCCGGCACCAGAGTCGACAAGGAGATCGTCGCCGCCGCGGTATCGATGGCGAACCGTTGCTCCTACTGCATCGCCGCGCACACCACATTCCTCCACGCCGTCAGCCGACACGACGTCGCCGACGCCATCTGGAACGACGAACCGCCACGCGACCGCCACCACGCCGACCTGATCCGCTGGGCCAAGGACAGCGCACGACACGCCACACCACCACCGTTCACCCTCGACGACGCCCCCGGCATCATCGGCACCGCCGTCACCTTCCACTTCGTCAACCGCATGGTCTCATCCCTCATGGACGAAAACCTGCTTCCCGGTGGCCTGCAACGATCCCGCACCGTCCGACGCGTTGCCGGCGGCGCCCTCGGGTCGACGGCCAAGCGGCACCACCAACCCGGCACCGCCATCAGCCACCTCGGGCCCGCCAGAAGCCCCCTGGCACCGGCGTGGAGCGGCACCGGCCCAATCTCCGAGGCCTACCGGGCCCTCTCCGCAGCCACCCGCGCCGACGACCTGCTCTCACCACAGGCACACCAACTCATCCGAGGCACCGTCGCCGACCTGGCCGGAACGCGGCCATCACAAGGAGACTGGGCCGAACCGATCCTCGCCGACCTGGCACCCCAGGAACGAACCGCCGCCCGAATCGCGCTGCTGACCGCCACCACCGGACATCACCTCACCGACGACCACATTCGACAATGGCGGAACGGTCACACCGACGCCGACCTGGTGCGACTGGCCGCCACCGGCGCCATGGTCACCGTCGAACCGATCGCGGCGGCGCTGAGCACCCGGTGACCGGTGAAACACCGTTCAACCGAACAATCGCGGCGAACCGACCACCACATCGGCCGACTCGTCCAACGGATACATCGGCCGCTCCACCCGCGAATGTCCCAGCCGCACGATGTCCTGATCCACCCCACCGGGAGTCAACGCCAGCACCCAACCCGCGGCCGCATCGAACAGATCCGGCACCAGGTAACCGATCTTGACGACCGTCACGTCGACCTCCGCCGGATCCAAACCCAAGGCCGTGAAATCACGTACATAGTGGAACGGTTTACGACGACTGGTCAACACCGCGCTCACCCCACCGTGAACGACCACCGCGATCGTCCCACCGACCTCATCATCCACCACACAGGACACCCGGCCCGTCAGCTCCACCGAGTCATCCCACCCCAGGTCACCGCCGACCGACACCGTCACCTCACCGCCGACACCAACGCGGACGCACTCCGCGACCGCCGCAGGCGCCACCACACTCGCCCAGATCGCACTCGCCTCACCACCGGACAACCGCTCCTGCGCCAAGAGACGCCGCAACATGTACGGAACATCCCCCGAACCGCCCGCCGTCGGGTTGTCCCCCGAATCGGAGACGAAGAACGGCTTCTCCGGCGCCGCCAACGCCTCGACTATCGCGGTATCAGCATCACAGGCGCGCGTGGAGAATCCGAATTCGGCACGGGCATCCCACCACCCCTGCGCCAAACGCCGAGCCTGTAGGGCCACCAGATCGGCGTCGGTGCCCGACACCACCACCGCGGCTTGACAACGCGGTTCATCCGCCCACGCGTACCCGATCCAGATCGCCGCGTCGATGACCCCGTCCATGGCCTCGACATCCGGCAACATCCCGTAGAGCCCCTTGGCCGGCTCATCCCGGGTGCACGCCTTCTCCCCGGGCAACAACACCGGAACCGTCGCCCACGCCCGCACCGGCCGCACTCCCGTCGACAGGCACTCCACCAGCTTCGCCTGTGCCCTCGCCAGTGTCAGTTTCGAATCCTCATGCGGGGACATCCGGTGCGAGGTCAACAGATCGACGTTCGCCACCAGCTCCTCGGACACGTTCCCGTGTGGATCCATTGATGCCGACACCAACACGTCGGGCCCGACGACCTCCCGAACCCGCCGCGCCAGCCAACCCTCGGCGTCATCGCGGCCTACCACGCTCATCGCGCCGTGAATGTCCAGATAGACCCCGTCGAGAGGCTGTTGCGCGTGCATCCTCCGCAACCCGTCCAGGATCTCCCCCGACACCTCGTCGAAGAACTCCGGAACCACCGCACCACCGGGCAACGCCCGTGCATGCACCACCGGCAACCAGTCCACGCCACCGGGAAGAGCGTCATAGCGCTCCAGCAGTTCCGCACCCCGTGTCACCAGGAAGTCGTCCCGACCCGCGCGATGCGGTGAGAACGTGCTCGACTCGATGTGGATTCCGGCGATGGCGATACGATGCGGACGACTCATGCCCGGCAGCCTACGTTTTGCTCTACCCAAGATCAATAGGCTCAACCGACGACTTCATCACCGCAGCCCCACCGCCGCCGCGCGAGTCACCGCCTCGGCCAACGCCGTCAACGCCACCGACTCCATCCGCCACTGCTGCCAATACAACGGAACCTCCTCGGCACCGCCCTCATCCAACTCGACGAGACCGACCCCGTCCCCGATCTGCAGATCCGGCAGCATCCCCCACCCCAACCCCAGCCGCACCGCCTGAGCAAACCCCGCCGACGCCGGAACGAAATGACGCGGCGGCACCATCGGGGACACGCCGCGCGACACCAGGTAACGATCCTGAAGTTGATCCTTGCGATCGAACACCACCACCGGAGCCTCCGACAACGCCGCCGCCGTCACCCCGCCGGCGAACCACCGGTCCCGAAACGACGACGAGGCCATCACCCGATACCGCATCGCCCCCAACCTCGCCACCGAACACCCCTGCACCGGCTGCGCCGTCGCCGTGATCGCCGCCATCACCGAACCATCACGCAGCAGCACAGTGGAGTGATCCTGATCCTCCCGATGCAGCTCCAACACCACCCCGGGAATGTCCACCAGCGCCGGAAGCACCCAGGTATCCAACGAATCGGCGTTGACGACCACCGGAATCCTCACCATCGGCGCCGCCACCCCGGACATCGCCCGCACCGCGTCACCGGTCAACAGATCCAGCTGCCGAGCCAACCGCAACACCGGAACCCCCGCCTCAGTCGGCCGCACCGGCTTGGTCCGACGCACCAGCACCCGACCCGCCTGCGATTCCAACGCCTTGATCCGTTGACTGACCGCCGAAGCGGTGATGTGCAACGCGACCGCCGCACCCTCGAACGACCCCTCCGACACCGCCGCCGCCAGAGCCCTCAACTGGTCCCACTGAAATTGCATAAGCCCTCCTAATGTTCCGTTAAAAACATTAGCTGGACACCGAATCCTCCGGGGCATAGTTTCGGCTGGTGAACTCAGCCGCCCTCATCCTCGCCACCGGTCTCGGCGCCGGTTTCTCACTGATCATCGCCATCGGCGCCCAGAACGCATTCGTCCTCAGACAAGGCCTCACCCGACGCCACACCGGCTGGGTCGTAGCGCTGTGCGCGATCTCCGATGCGGTGCTCATCGCCGCGGGGGTCCTGGGAATCGGTGTCGTCATCGAAACACTGCCCTCACTGGTCACCGTCATCCGCGTGGCCGGCGGAATATTCCTCCTCGGCTACGCGGCCATGGCCGCCCGCCGAGTCGTCAAGGGTGGCTCCCTCGAGACCGCCGCATTGAACGCCGCACCCGGCCTCGGCGCTACCATCGCTACTTGCCTCGCCTTGACCTGGCTCAACCCCCACGTCTACCTCGACACGGTCGTCCTGCTCGGCTCAATCGCCAACTCCCATCCGAACCCGGACCGATGGATCCTCGGAGCCGGAGCCATGATCGCCAGCCTCATCTGGTTCACCGCCTTGGGATTCGGCGCGCGCCTTCTCGGTCCACTGTTCGCACGCCCGGGAGCCTGGCGCATCCTCGATGGCGTCATCGCCGTGGTCATGGCCACCCTAGGCGTCCTCATGTTCGTGACCGGCTGACCCGGTTCGTCGGTGTGGTCTTGGTTTGGGGTCCGAGGCATGTTGCCTCGGACCCGATATATAACGTTTGATCAGCGGACGAACGCCTCTCGATGATCGGCGATGAACCGTTCGACACCGCGCGCCGGGCGACCGGTGATCTCCTCGACGTCACCGGTGATGAAGTCCCCCCACCCGGAGGCGTAAGCCCGCGCGTACTCGGTCACCATCCCCACCGTCCAATCCGGTACCCCGAACCCACTCAACCGCCGTTCA
Proteins encoded:
- a CDS encoding LysE/ArgO family amino acid transporter — translated: MNSAALILATGLGAGFSLIIAIGAQNAFVLRQGLTRRHTGWVVALCAISDAVLIAAGVLGIGVVIETLPSLVTVIRVAGGIFLLGYAAMAARRVVKGGSLETAALNAAPGLGATIATCLALTWLNPHVYLDTVVLLGSIANSHPNPDRWILGAGAMIASLIWFTALGFGARLLGPLFARPGAWRILDGVIAVVMATLGVLMFVTG
- a CDS encoding LysR family transcriptional regulator ArgP; the protein is MQFQWDQLRALAAAVSEGSFEGAAVALHITASAVSQRIKALESQAGRVLVRRTKPVRPTEAGVPVLRLARQLDLLTGDAVRAMSGVAAPMVRIPVVVNADSLDTWVLPALVDIPGVVLELHREDQDHSTVLLRDGSVMAAITATAQPVQGCSVARLGAMRYRVMASSSFRDRWFAGGVTAAALSEAPVVVFDRKDQLQDRYLVSRGVSPMVPPRHFVPASAGFAQAVRLGLGWGMLPDLQIGDGVGLVELDEGGAEEVPLYWQQWRMESVALTALAEAVTRAAAVGLR
- a CDS encoding carboxymuconolactone decarboxylase family protein translates to MKERFTTPLSRRAMSPRLHAIRDHMRHDIGLALFPALAHHLDIYAAIWALLRESMIAGPGTRVDKEIVAAAVSMANRCSYCIAAHTTFLHAVSRHDVADAIWNDEPPRDRHHADLIRWAKDSARHATPPPFTLDDAPGIIGTAVTFHFVNRMVSSLMDENLLPGGLQRSRTVRRVAGGALGSTAKRHHQPGTAISHLGPARSPLAPAWSGTGPISEAYRALSAATRADDLLSPQAHQLIRGTVADLAGTRPSQGDWAEPILADLAPQERTAARIALLTATTGHHLTDDHIRQWRNGHTDADLVRLAATGAMVTVEPIAAALSTR
- a CDS encoding M81 family metallopeptidase; translated protein: MSRPHRIAIAGIHIESSTFSPHRAGRDDFLVTRGAELLERYDALPGGVDWLPVVHARALPGGAVVPEFFDEVSGEILDGLRRMHAQQPLDGVYLDIHGAMSVVGRDDAEGWLARRVREVVGPDVLVSASMDPHGNVSEELVANVDLLTSHRMSPHEDSKLTLARAQAKLVECLSTGVRPVRAWATVPVLLPGEKACTRDEPAKGLYGMLPDVEAMDGVIDAAIWIGYAWADEPRCQAAVVVSGTDADLVALQARRLAQGWWDARAEFGFSTRACDADTAIVEALAAPEKPFFVSDSGDNPTAGGSGDVPYMLRRLLAQERLSGGEASAIWASVVAPAAVAECVRVGVGGEVTVSVGGDLGWDDSVELTGRVSCVVDDEVGGTIAVVVHGGVSAVLTSRRKPFHYVRDFTALGLDPAEVDVTVVKIGYLVPDLFDAAAGWVLALTPGGVDQDIVRLGHSRVERPMYPLDESADVVVGSPRLFG
- a CDS encoding sensor histidine kinase, which gives rise to MADSIGRVSAADVGVAAGVLVLVTIDELAAVADAGGGLGVVMAVSLVLRRVAPRSVLLLTVALLLLYSVYGVPSLVTSVPVLVAVYTAMLAGWRWFTIGLVSPVLLGVVVGGIVDGGGPVRDRIAAALLPVGWFVAAAVLGEVIRQYRAYLAQARELAEQAVRSREEVAARRAGQERLRIARELHDSLTHAISVIKLQAGVAVHLARKRGEEVPEALSAIQLASQDANRELRATLRVLRDEEPVASIDRLGDLVERSRAAGLGVAVECDGELTGLPTVTGHAVYRVVQEALTNVVKHAPGAEVRVRLATRADRVEVAVVNDGRSVGDVVEGMGLTGMRERVEALGGRLRVGAGDEGGFGVRAELPVEEVAA